The Gammaproteobacteria bacterium genome includes a window with the following:
- the glyQ gene encoding glycine--tRNA ligase subunit alpha, translating into MTVTKPAETLDTFQDLILCLQAYWAKHGCVVVQPLDLEVGAGTFHPATFLRAIGPEPWRAAYVQPCRRPTDGRYGENPNRLQHYYQFQVVLKPSPDDIQDLYLGSLKALGIDTKVHDIRFVEDNWESPTLGAWGLGWEVWLNGMEVTQFTYFQQVGGLECAPVMGEITYGLERLAMYLQGVDSVYDLVWSRGPQGVVTYGDVFHQNEVEMSTYNFEQAPVEALLKQFDLFEAENKRLIEAGLPLPAYEMVLKASHVFNLLDARHAISVTERQRYILRVRAMARAVAEAYYQAREALGFPILKKNEEA; encoded by the coding sequence ATGACTGTGACCAAGCCGGCGGAAACTTTGGACACTTTTCAAGATCTGATTTTGTGCCTGCAGGCATACTGGGCGAAGCATGGTTGTGTTGTGGTGCAACCCCTTGATCTCGAGGTGGGGGCGGGCACTTTCCACCCAGCGACGTTTTTGCGTGCCATTGGCCCAGAGCCATGGCGAGCGGCTTATGTTCAGCCTTGTCGTCGCCCCACTGATGGTCGTTATGGTGAAAACCCCAACCGCCTGCAGCACTACTACCAGTTCCAGGTGGTGCTCAAACCGTCACCCGACGACATTCAAGACCTGTATCTCGGCTCGCTGAAAGCGCTAGGCATTGACACCAAAGTCCATGACATTCGCTTTGTGGAAGACAACTGGGAATCGCCGACGCTTGGCGCATGGGGCTTAGGCTGGGAAGTCTGGCTCAACGGCATGGAAGTCACGCAGTTTACTTATTTCCAGCAAGTCGGTGGCCTTGAATGCGCGCCTGTCATGGGCGAAATCACTTATGGTCTGGAACGACTGGCCATGTACCTGCAGGGTGTGGACAGTGTTTATGATCTGGTTTGGAGTCGAGGCCCTCAAGGCGTTGTCACCTATGGCGATGTGTTCCACCAAAACGAGGTGGAAATGTCGACGTACAACTTTGAACAAGCCCCCGTCGAGGCGCTGCTGAAGCAATTCGATTTGTTTGAAGCAGAGAATAAGCGCCTCATCGAAGCGGGCTTACCACTGCCCGCTTATGAAATGGTGCTCAAGGCCTCTCATGTTTTTAACCTTCTGGATGCGCGCCATGCGATTTCGGTCACGGAACGGCAGCGATATATTTTGCGCGTGCGGGCGATGGCGCGCGCTGTGGCCGAAGCCTATTACCAAGCGCGAGAAGCCCTTGGTTTTCCCATTCTCAAGAAAAACGAGGAAGCTTGA
- a CDS encoding glycine--tRNA ligase subunit beta has protein sequence MRTTADFLFEIGTEELPPKALRQLATSLRDGIVSGLAQANLNHGAVHWFATPRRMAVLIEALALAQPDREETKLGPALQAAFRDGEPTPAALGFARSCGTTVDQLEHVETDKGTRLAFRIQHKGQPTIELLPDIVKASLKALPVPKMMRWGAHKTPFVRPVHWLVAVLGDDVVPLEAFELQAGRHTFGHRVHAPEPIALPKPDAYERILREAKVITNFDERKERIRQQAVATAPAGMQVIIDEDLLEEVTALVEWPVALLGQFDAEFLQVPAEALISSMQSHQKYFPIKDKDGQLTQYFVVIANLESQAPEAVIQGNEKVIRPRLADAQFFYETDKKQPLVSRRDKLANIVFQQKLGTLLDKTNRVEQLVSKMADAFGADGQLASRAAHLCKCDLCTEMVGEFPELQGIMGRYYARHDGEPEAVAVALEDQYLPRFSGDRLPATPEGAVLAVADRLDTLVGLFGIGHPPKGTKDPFALRRAAIGILRILMARDVALSLNTLIQWASETFQADQLHAENWASDLLDFLYQRFVAWYQDEGVPTRVIQAVLAVRPDVVADIDRRIRGVQHFMTLPEADALAAAYKRVNNILEKQGGDRAEQVQPALFEDSAEQTLYDAIQAAQNDIQPLLAQGDYVNAMGRLAALRPSVDAFFDQVMVMADDDAVRRNRLALLAELRALVGSIADISMLPA, from the coding sequence ATGCGCACAACGGCTGATTTTCTATTTGAAATAGGCACGGAGGAGTTGCCTCCCAAAGCCTTGCGTCAACTGGCCACCAGCCTGCGAGACGGGATTGTGTCCGGTTTAGCACAAGCCAATCTGAACCATGGTGCTGTGCACTGGTTCGCCACACCGCGTCGAATGGCGGTGCTGATTGAAGCGTTGGCGTTAGCACAGCCAGACCGGGAAGAAACCAAGTTGGGCCCAGCTCTGCAGGCGGCCTTCCGAGATGGCGAACCAACGCCCGCAGCACTTGGCTTTGCGCGCTCCTGTGGCACAACCGTCGATCAACTGGAACACGTCGAGACCGACAAAGGCACGCGCCTTGCGTTTCGCATTCAGCACAAAGGGCAGCCCACCATTGAACTTTTGCCGGACATTGTCAAAGCCAGCCTCAAAGCGTTGCCGGTGCCCAAAATGATGCGTTGGGGTGCCCACAAAACGCCGTTTGTCCGCCCGGTGCATTGGCTGGTGGCGGTTTTGGGTGACGATGTCGTACCGCTTGAGGCTTTCGAATTGCAGGCAGGACGACACACTTTTGGTCATCGGGTGCATGCGCCCGAACCGATCGCGCTGCCTAAGCCGGATGCCTATGAACGCATTTTGCGGGAAGCCAAAGTGATCACGAATTTTGACGAACGCAAGGAACGCATTCGTCAGCAGGCAGTCGCGACGGCGCCAGCAGGCATGCAGGTCATCATTGACGAAGATCTGCTGGAAGAAGTCACGGCACTGGTGGAATGGCCAGTGGCATTGCTTGGCCAATTTGATGCTGAATTTTTGCAAGTGCCTGCCGAGGCATTGATTTCTTCGATGCAGTCGCATCAGAAATATTTCCCCATCAAGGATAAAGACGGTCAGCTCACCCAGTATTTTGTCGTGATTGCCAATCTGGAGAGTCAAGCTCCGGAAGCGGTCATTCAGGGCAATGAGAAAGTGATTCGCCCTCGCTTGGCCGATGCGCAATTTTTCTATGAAACCGACAAAAAACAACCGCTTGTGTCGCGTCGTGACAAGCTGGCCAACATAGTGTTTCAACAAAAACTTGGCACTTTGCTCGACAAAACCAATCGGGTGGAACAACTGGTCAGCAAAATGGCAGATGCCTTTGGTGCCGATGGTCAACTGGCCAGCCGAGCGGCCCATCTCTGCAAATGTGATCTGTGCACAGAAATGGTCGGTGAGTTTCCAGAATTGCAGGGCATTATGGGGCGCTACTACGCGCGCCACGATGGTGAACCAGAAGCAGTTGCGGTGGCGCTAGAAGACCAATACCTTCCTCGTTTCTCTGGTGATCGCTTGCCAGCCACGCCAGAGGGCGCCGTGTTGGCCGTAGCCGATCGACTCGATACGCTGGTTGGGTTGTTTGGCATTGGCCATCCTCCCAAAGGCACCAAGGACCCATTCGCGCTGCGGCGGGCGGCCATCGGCATTTTGCGAATTCTGATGGCACGCGATGTGGCGCTTTCGCTGAACACGTTGATTCAATGGGCCTCTGAAACATTCCAAGCCGACCAGCTACATGCGGAAAATTGGGCATCTGACCTGCTTGATTTTCTCTATCAACGTTTTGTCGCTTGGTATCAAGACGAAGGCGTCCCAACACGGGTGATTCAAGCGGTGCTTGCCGTGCGTCCCGACGTAGTGGCCGATATCGACCGCCGCATTCGTGGCGTCCAACATTTCATGACTTTGCCAGAGGCCGACGCATTGGCCGCTGCGTATAAGCGCGTCAACAACATTCTTGAAAAGCAGGGCGGAGATCGCGCCGAACAAGTGCAACCAGCACTGTTTGAAGATAGCGCCGAGCAAACGCTCTATGATGCCATTCAAGCAGCCCAAAATGACATTCAGCCGCTGCTCGCGCAAGGCGATTATGTCAACGCCATGGGGCGCTTGGCGGCATTAAGACCGTCTGTGGATGCGTTTTTCGATCAGGTCATGGTCATGGCTGACGATGATGCGGTTCGCCGTAATCGGCTTGCGCTGCTCGCAGAGCTTCGCGCCTTGGTCGGCAGTATCGCAGATATTTCGATGCTGCCTGCCTGA
- a CDS encoding shikimate dehydrogenase: protein MAQLKFALFGHPVAHSLSPQIHQQFAKHVGLDLDYQLIDVPSEHFEAVVTAFFANGGRGANVTLPHKQQALALAKGQTRIAAQSGAANTLFVDGDGRLWADNTDAPGFIEDIQQLGWQPQHSVLIWGNGGAARGIVAGLLAAGAQAVTICGRSQAKSEALARCFAAQAVKTIGWDEKNAVTCEWLINATSVSPDFARWLPNTPPSVYYDLNYASRAMSAVQAAKARGIVAHDGLGMLVRQAAFAFERWTQQPLTSEVVEHVVEWLRQLARP from the coding sequence ATGGCACAATTAAAATTTGCGCTGTTCGGCCATCCGGTGGCGCACAGCCTGTCACCACAGATTCACCAGCAGTTTGCCAAACATGTCGGGCTTGATCTCGATTATCAGCTCATTGACGTGCCGAGTGAACATTTTGAGGCCGTCGTCACTGCCTTTTTCGCCAATGGCGGACGAGGCGCCAATGTCACTTTGCCGCACAAACAACAAGCGCTGGCCTTAGCAAAAGGCCAAACAAGGATCGCCGCTCAATCGGGCGCGGCCAACACACTATTTGTGGATGGCGATGGTCGATTATGGGCCGACAATACGGACGCTCCGGGGTTTATTGAAGACATTCAGCAGCTTGGCTGGCAACCCCAGCATTCCGTTCTGATCTGGGGCAATGGTGGCGCAGCACGCGGCATAGTCGCCGGACTGCTCGCGGCTGGCGCCCAAGCGGTGACGATTTGCGGCCGCTCCCAAGCAAAGTCCGAAGCACTGGCCCGATGCTTTGCAGCTCAGGCCGTGAAAACGATTGGATGGGATGAGAAAAATGCGGTGACGTGCGAGTGGCTCATCAACGCAACCAGTGTCTCGCCAGATTTCGCGCGATGGCTGCCGAATACACCACCGTCAGTCTATTATGATCTCAACTACGCCAGCCGCGCCATGAGCGCCGTGCAGGCAGCGAAAGCGCGTGGCATTGTCGCCCATGACGGATTGGGCATGCTTGTTCGGCAGGCGGCATTTGCCTTTGAGCGCTGGACCCAACAACCGCTGACATCGGAGGTCGTTGAGCACGTCGTCGAATGGCTGCGCCAATTGGCCCGGCCATGA
- a CDS encoding YicC family protein produces MIRSMTAFARCEARDDWGHALFEIRSVNQRFLELSFRLPETFRHLEPKLRELAREKLARGKVEIQLRAELSSAQVPHVEINEGLAQALANAIERLKGLTGLSGAVDWTRFLQWPEMIEVASTDRDQLEVSVLSLFTQALAELVSAREREGAALVAHIEKRLTAIEEEIAKVRANMPEILNIQRERLIERFKNAQIELDETRLEQEMVIVAQRLDVDEEMDRLSTHVHEFRRVLQQGGTVGRRLDFLLQEMNREANTLGAKSINTVTTSAAVELKVLIEQIREQVQNIE; encoded by the coding sequence ATGATTCGCAGTATGACCGCCTTTGCGCGTTGTGAAGCGCGCGATGATTGGGGCCATGCCCTGTTTGAAATTCGTTCCGTCAATCAACGTTTTCTTGAGCTGAGCTTCCGGCTGCCGGAAACTTTTCGTCATTTGGAACCAAAGTTACGCGAGTTGGCACGGGAGAAATTGGCCCGAGGCAAGGTAGAAATACAGCTGCGGGCGGAATTGTCGTCAGCGCAAGTGCCTCATGTCGAGATCAATGAGGGCCTCGCGCAGGCATTGGCCAATGCCATTGAACGTCTCAAGGGACTCACCGGCCTGAGTGGCGCAGTTGATTGGACACGATTTTTGCAATGGCCGGAGATGATTGAAGTTGCCAGCACCGATCGTGACCAGCTCGAAGTGTCTGTCCTATCGCTTTTTACCCAGGCATTGGCTGAACTGGTGTCGGCACGTGAGCGTGAGGGGGCGGCGCTGGTGGCGCATATTGAAAAGCGATTAACTGCCATTGAGGAAGAAATTGCCAAGGTTCGGGCGAATATGCCGGAGATTCTCAATATCCAGCGTGAACGCCTGATCGAACGGTTCAAGAATGCACAGATCGAGTTGGACGAGACACGTCTGGAGCAAGAAATGGTGATTGTTGCGCAACGACTGGACGTGGACGAAGAAATGGATCGGCTTTCAACCCACGTGCACGAATTCCGTCGAGTTTTGCAACAAGGCGGCACGGTAGGAAGGCGGCTCGATTTTCTCCTGCAAGAAATGAACCGAGAGGCCAATACCCTTGGAGCAAAATCGATCAACACAGTGACCACAAGCGCGGCGGTTGAGCTTAAAGTGTTGATCGAACAAATTCGTGAACAGGTGCAAAATATCGAGTGA
- a CDS encoding glycine C-acetyltransferase, with the protein MHSALTEHLQKEIEQLKKDGLYKKERVITSQQSADIEVEDGRHVINFCANNYLGLANHPRLIEAGIEGLKKYGYGMASVRFICGTQDVHKRLEQRIAEFLGMEDAILYSSCFDANGGLFETLMGPEDAIISDALNHASIIDGIRLSKAKRYRYANNDMRDLEDKLKQADDKGARFKMIATDGVFSMDGYIANLPAICDLAEKYDALVMVDDSHAVGFIGEKGRGTHEYHNVMGRVDIITGTLGKALGGASGGYTTANKTIVDWLRNRSRPYLFSNTLAPVIANASLAVLDMLEESDELRKRLQINARYFRAQMSSLGFKLLPGDHPIIPIMLGDATLATTMADRLLEEGIYVIGFSYPVVPKGQARIRTQMSAAHTRSQLDRAIAAFAKVGRELGVIK; encoded by the coding sequence ATGCACTCTGCTTTGACCGAACATCTGCAAAAAGAAATCGAGCAACTCAAAAAAGATGGGCTATACAAAAAAGAACGTGTCATTACCTCACAGCAATCGGCCGACATTGAAGTCGAAGACGGGCGACATGTTATCAATTTCTGCGCCAACAACTACCTTGGCTTGGCCAACCATCCACGTTTGATTGAAGCTGGCATCGAAGGCCTGAAGAAATATGGCTATGGCATGGCGTCCGTCCGATTTATCTGTGGCACACAGGATGTGCACAAACGCCTGGAGCAGCGCATCGCCGAATTTCTAGGCATGGAAGACGCCATATTGTACTCGTCCTGCTTTGACGCCAACGGCGGCCTGTTCGAAACCCTCATGGGGCCAGAAGATGCCATTATTTCCGACGCATTGAATCATGCCAGCATCATTGATGGCATCCGGTTGTCCAAGGCCAAACGTTACCGCTATGCGAACAACGACATGCGCGATCTGGAAGACAAACTCAAGCAAGCCGACGATAAAGGCGCACGCTTTAAGATGATCGCCACCGATGGTGTGTTTTCCATGGACGGCTATATCGCCAATCTTCCGGCCATCTGCGATCTGGCCGAAAAATACGACGCGCTGGTGATGGTGGATGATTCCCATGCGGTCGGTTTTATCGGCGAGAAAGGGCGTGGCACGCATGAATACCACAATGTGATGGGCCGAGTGGACATCATCACCGGAACCCTTGGCAAGGCGCTTGGCGGTGCCTCTGGTGGCTACACCACGGCCAACAAAACCATTGTTGATTGGTTGCGCAACCGCTCACGGCCCTATCTGTTTTCCAATACTCTTGCCCCGGTCATCGCCAATGCCTCCCTTGCGGTGCTCGATATGCTGGAAGAAAGTGACGAATTGCGCAAACGACTGCAAATCAACGCGCGTTACTTCCGCGCTCAAATGTCGTCACTTGGCTTCAAGCTCCTGCCAGGCGATCACCCGATCATCCCAATTATGCTTGGTGATGCGACACTAGCCACGACCATGGCCGATAGATTGCTAGAAGAAGGCATTTATGTCATTGGTTTTTCGTACCCTGTCGTGCCCAAAGGGCAAGCCCGGATTCGTACACAAATGTCGGCAGCACATACCCGTTCGCAACTTGACCGGGCGATTGCGGCCTTTGCCAAAGTCGGCCGCGAATTGGGTGTGATCAAATAA
- a CDS encoding L-threonine 3-dehydrogenase, with protein MKTLTKLRPEPGIWMVDQPMPEVGPNDVLIKIRKTAICGTDMHIYHWDEWSQKTIPVPMVVGHEFVGEVVETGAEVTAYKPGQRVSGEGHITCGHCRNCRAGRRHLCRNTLGVGVNRPGAFAEYLVIPQENVYPIPDDISDDLAAIFDPFGNAVHTALSFDLVGEDVLITGAGPIGIMAAAVCRHVGARHVVITDVNPYRLQLAAKMGATRAVNVANEDLRQVMSDIGMREGFDVGLEMSGVASAFHQMLDTMNHGGKIAMLGIPSSELAIDWNHVIFKGLIIKGIYGREIFETWYKMTAMLQSGLDISPVITHRFPIDEFQKGFETMDSGQSGKVVLDWT; from the coding sequence ATGAAAACATTGACCAAACTTCGCCCTGAACCCGGTATCTGGATGGTCGATCAGCCGATGCCGGAAGTCGGCCCGAATGATGTCTTGATTAAGATTCGCAAGACGGCCATCTGTGGCACTGACATGCATATTTATCATTGGGACGAATGGTCACAGAAAACCATTCCAGTGCCCATGGTCGTGGGTCACGAATTCGTCGGCGAGGTGGTGGAAACCGGCGCCGAAGTGACTGCTTACAAACCTGGTCAGCGGGTATCAGGCGAAGGACACATCACGTGCGGCCACTGTCGCAATTGTCGGGCTGGTCGACGCCATTTGTGCCGCAATACGCTCGGTGTTGGCGTCAACCGCCCCGGTGCGTTTGCGGAATATCTGGTCATCCCGCAGGAAAACGTTTATCCGATTCCGGATGACATTTCAGACGACTTGGCCGCCATTTTCGATCCCTTTGGCAATGCCGTGCACACCGCTCTGTCGTTCGATTTGGTTGGCGAAGATGTTCTGATCACTGGCGCGGGCCCCATTGGCATTATGGCCGCTGCTGTTTGCCGGCATGTAGGTGCTCGCCACGTGGTCATCACCGATGTCAACCCCTATCGCTTACAACTGGCCGCAAAAATGGGGGCGACTCGGGCGGTCAATGTGGCCAACGAAGATTTGCGCCAGGTGATGTCAGATATCGGTATGCGCGAAGGCTTTGACGTTGGCTTGGAAATGTCCGGTGTGGCCAGTGCCTTCCACCAGATGCTTGATACCATGAACCATGGCGGCAAGATTGCGATGCTCGGCATTCCCTCTAGCGAGCTGGCGATTGACTGGAACCACGTTATCTTCAAAGGCCTTATCATCAAGGGAATATACGGGCGGGAGATTTTTGAGACTTGGTACAAAATGACCGCCATGCTTCAATCGGGCCTCGACATCTCACCAGTGATCACCCACCGGTTCCCGATTGATGAGTTTCAAAAAGGCTTTGAAACGATGGATTCCGGCCAGAGCGGAAAAGTGGTGTTAGACTGGACATAA
- a CDS encoding GNAT family N-acetyltransferase produces MAVDWQFFTFAELDAATVYGFLKLRQDVFVLEQKCLYPDIDGLDLSCWHLVGKKEGAVIGYLRIIPPEHHPKAVPAIGRVVVAPAHRGQGLATQMMRHAIRHCAQHYPGQDLFLSAQTYLVTFYQSLGFVSVGAPYLEDGIEHIDMFKRESA; encoded by the coding sequence ATGGCTGTAGATTGGCAGTTTTTCACGTTTGCTGAGCTGGATGCCGCGACTGTGTACGGATTTTTGAAACTGCGGCAGGATGTCTTTGTGCTGGAGCAGAAGTGCCTGTATCCAGACATAGACGGTCTTGATCTGTCTTGTTGGCACTTGGTCGGCAAAAAAGAGGGTGCGGTCATTGGTTATCTTCGCATCATTCCACCTGAACACCACCCCAAAGCCGTGCCCGCCATCGGACGCGTGGTCGTTGCTCCGGCGCATCGCGGTCAGGGGCTCGCAACACAAATGATGCGTCACGCCATTCGGCACTGTGCGCAGCACTACCCAGGCCAGGATCTTTTCCTGTCTGCCCAGACCTATCTTGTCACCTTCTATCAATCGCTCGGGTTTGTGTCAGTCGGTGCCCCGTATCTAGAAGATGGCATTGAACACATCGATATGTTCAAAAGGGAGTCAGCATGA
- the glpE gene encoding thiosulfate sulfurtransferase GlpE — translation MSFQNIDLKTAKRLINEEGAVVVDIRDPQSFAAGHIPGAIRVDNRNVADFIREADLDKPLLVVCYHGHSSQGAAQYFSDMGFESVYSLIGGMTQWSLTEAVEQGEG, via the coding sequence ATGAGTTTTCAAAATATTGACCTTAAGACCGCAAAGCGTTTAATCAATGAAGAGGGCGCGGTTGTCGTTGACATTCGCGACCCGCAAAGCTTTGCCGCTGGTCACATTCCTGGGGCGATTCGGGTCGACAACCGCAATGTTGCTGACTTTATCCGTGAGGCCGATCTCGATAAGCCGTTACTGGTTGTTTGTTATCATGGGCACAGCAGTCAGGGTGCCGCCCAATATTTTTCAGACATGGGCTTTGAGTCGGTGTACAGCTTGATTGGGGGCATGACGCAATGGTCATTGACTGAAGCGGTCGAGCAGGGAGAAGGCTAA